In Felis catus isolate Fca126 chromosome E1, F.catus_Fca126_mat1.0, whole genome shotgun sequence, the following proteins share a genomic window:
- the HES7 gene encoding transcription factor HES-7 isoform X2, with amino-acid sequence MLKPLVEKRRRDRINRSLEELRLLLLEQTRDQNLRNPKLEKAEILEFAVGYLRERSRVEPPGVPRSPAQDAEALASCYLSGFRECLLRLAAFAHDASPAARAQLFSALHVYLRPKPPRLEPVDPRPQAPRPPLDPAAPVPGPALHQRPPVHQGPLSPRCAWSPSPCSPRAGDPGAPAPLTGLLPPPPPPPPPHRQDGAPKAPPPPPPAFWRPWP; translated from the exons ATGCTGAAGCCGCTTGTGGAGAAGCGGCGCCGGGACCGCATCAACCGCAGCCTGGAAGAGCTGAGGCTCCTGCTGTTGGAGCAGACCCGGGACCAG AACCTCCGCAACCCGAAGCTGGAGAAAGCAGAGATACTGGAGTTCGCCGTGGGCTACTTGAGGGAGCGGAGCCGGGTGGAGCCCCCGG GGGTTCCCCGGTCCCCAGCCCAGGACGCCGAGGCGCTCGCCAGCTGCTACCTGTCCGGCTTCCGCGAGTGCCTGCTCCGTCTGGCGGCCTTCGCGCACGACGCCAGCCCGGCCGCCCGCGCCCAGCTCTTCTCCGCGCTGCACGTCTACCTGCGCCCCAAGCCGCCCCGACTGGAGCCGGTAGATCCGAGGCCCCAGGCGCCGCGCCCACCGCTGGACCCCGCCGCCCCGGTGCCCGGCCCCGCGCTGCACCAGCGCCCCCCAGTGCACCAGGGCCCCCTTAGCCCGCGCTGCGCCTGGTCCCCGTCCCCCTGTTCCCCCCGCGCCGGGGATCCCGGCGCGCCGGCGCCCCTCACCGgactgctgccgccgccgccgccgccgccgccgccgcacaGACAAGACGGGGCGCCCAaggccccgccgcccccgccgcccgccttCTGGAGACCTTGGCCCTGA
- the HES7 gene encoding transcription factor HES-7 isoform X1 — protein sequence MVTRDRAENRDGPKMLKPLVEKRRRDRINRSLEELRLLLLEQTRDQNLRNPKLEKAEILEFAVGYLRERSRVEPPGVPRSPAQDAEALASCYLSGFRECLLRLAAFAHDASPAARAQLFSALHVYLRPKPPRLEPVDPRPQAPRPPLDPAAPVPGPALHQRPPVHQGPLSPRCAWSPSPCSPRAGDPGAPAPLTGLLPPPPPPPPPHRQDGAPKAPPPPPPAFWRPWP from the exons ATGGTCACTCGGGATCGAGCGGAGAATAGGGACGGCCCCAAG ATGCTGAAGCCGCTTGTGGAGAAGCGGCGCCGGGACCGCATCAACCGCAGCCTGGAAGAGCTGAGGCTCCTGCTGTTGGAGCAGACCCGGGACCAG AACCTCCGCAACCCGAAGCTGGAGAAAGCAGAGATACTGGAGTTCGCCGTGGGCTACTTGAGGGAGCGGAGCCGGGTGGAGCCCCCGG GGGTTCCCCGGTCCCCAGCCCAGGACGCCGAGGCGCTCGCCAGCTGCTACCTGTCCGGCTTCCGCGAGTGCCTGCTCCGTCTGGCGGCCTTCGCGCACGACGCCAGCCCGGCCGCCCGCGCCCAGCTCTTCTCCGCGCTGCACGTCTACCTGCGCCCCAAGCCGCCCCGACTGGAGCCGGTAGATCCGAGGCCCCAGGCGCCGCGCCCACCGCTGGACCCCGCCGCCCCGGTGCCCGGCCCCGCGCTGCACCAGCGCCCCCCAGTGCACCAGGGCCCCCTTAGCCCGCGCTGCGCCTGGTCCCCGTCCCCCTGTTCCCCCCGCGCCGGGGATCCCGGCGCGCCGGCGCCCCTCACCGgactgctgccgccgccgccgccgccgccgccgccgcacaGACAAGACGGGGCGCCCAaggccccgccgcccccgccgcccgccttCTGGAGACCTTGGCCCTGA